The Deltaproteobacteria bacterium genome has a window encoding:
- a CDS encoding peptide-methionine (S)-S-oxide reductase, producing RGPQYRPGIFWTTEEQRDLALDAVGRIEVELGRPVRVEVTRAGTFYPAEDYHQGYAERNPLRYRMYRAGSGRDQTLDRIWGSGDKH from the coding sequence ATCGGGGCCCACAGTACCGGCCTGGGATATTCTGGACGACCGAGGAGCAGCGCGATCTGGCACTGGACGCGGTCGGACGAATCGAGGTCGAACTCGGCCGTCCGGTGCGGGTGGAGGTGACTCGGGCCGGGACCTTCTACCCGGCCGAGGACTACCACCAGGGCTACGCAGAGAGAAATCCCCTGCGCTATCGAATGTACCGGGCCGGATCGGGACGCGACCAGACCCTGGATCGGATCTGGGGGTCGGGGGACAAGCACTAG